The Paramisgurnus dabryanus chromosome 24, PD_genome_1.1, whole genome shotgun sequence genome contains the following window.
GCTATTTATTAGGACAAAAAACTAAACatgtaacattttataaatgatttcAAATTATACAGTACCCCAttggaaaaagtaaaaaaaaacaaaaaagctcTGAAAACATATAATACTTTAAAAGTACTCAATTTATGtatgtttttctcttttattctcTTAACATGTGAATAATACCTTATGTGGCATTGaacaaaatatgttttgtaCTTGATGTTgatattcaataaaaatgttaaaaaaaacacacaccacATATTCATCATATTATTCAACGTAATATCACTAATGTGATGCccaaacatgtatttattacttacaaaatatataagtattaaatattcatatttataaatCATTGTAATATTTGATATTAAACATCATCCAGTCAGCCTAATTTTAGGCATGCGAGGTTGTTAATTCACGAAATAAATAACCacataatcaaaataaatcATAACAAGTCTCTTTATTGACACAAAAGGAGGAATAAAAGCACAGTATTCAGATCGGTCAGTCAATGTTCTCATTTTGGTGAATACTAACTCTTGTGTAAGATAAGGCATAATCTTAATTATTGGGTTTAACACACAGAACATTACAGTACAAAATTACAGCATCCCtctaaatacactgtaaaaattgctgtagttatgcagctgtttgccattaacttactgtagatttaaatgtatgttatttactggcaacagtttgttgaaagttaaattaacaataacaagtctttacatacaaattctgggaaccagaaatcctcatcaacctttttcagttttttccttcagatttcggttcccagaatgctttgcatgaggctgttattttatagttttattctgtaaagataaagacttgttaatgtttaatgttcatttaactttcaacaaactgttgccagtaaataacatcaatgtaaatctacagtaagttactggcaaacagctgacagtaatactgtaatttctacagacatcTATATTGAAAGTAAAGCAGCTTGACCTCCTTACTACAGCCAAAACATGACTTTTTCTCATTATGGACTGACTCGAACAAATATTTATATAACTTTCTGACTAAATAACAAGTGCACAGTTTTTTGGTAaatgaaattattaaataattaagaGATTTCACGCTAAGATAGCTCAACAGTGATGTTTTCAGAATAATATACTTTTCTTACTATTGCTTCTGTACTACTCTGTACATACTACTGTAGTGTTATTGTATATCTGTGTAATGTATGCATGTATTCTGTGCACAGTATGAACATTTTCTGCTTTCATAAATACCCACATGACAAACTGTATTTCTTATAATGTGCAGAATGCAGCACTGCATGTGATCCCACAAAGCAATGAGGTCCATTTGACCCATGTTTTACAGTATGAAGAATAAACCTGAAGTAATATCAGCCACAACTTTTTGAAACTTATTTTAACGTTTAATTCGGTTTAGTTGTAAAAACAGATGaacaaaagtttaaaataaGTATAGTTTATTGGTCTACCTGGCTGTTTAAGTGTTTTAGtctgtagctagcatgatgtacCGAAATTACCATGAtttagcataatgctaacatgatttatccTAGGGTGAACATGCGTGTCATTGTCCACGGACatgtcctggccaggatttggGGTGTGTCCTCCGGAAGTTgcatttgttgaccgcatatgTCATCAAGGATCTCacattttggtaaaaaaaaacataataaaattaagatttatttctcttaagacatacaatcattgtaggcTATTTGCTTTTCTTAAATAGAacctaaaatataaaaataaatggtgTATGCGGTCAACCAATGCGACTTCTGGAGGATGTACCCCAAATCCGAGCCAGGACATGTCCGGGAAAAATGGCAATTAAGTTCACCCtaatttagcatgaagttagcatgatgctacagaacattttgtgaaaatataaactccAAATCCAATCATTAGATTGTGAGACGTTAGTCTGGAATTCACAGACAGGATTATTTGAGCAAGTATTAAAATCAGTTTCTCCTTATCTTACCCCAATTCACAATGTGGTGAATAATTTCTGTAATAATGGTAACTGTGTTCTTTGATTTTTAAAGTGTGCAGTTACTATTCAGTAAATAGTTCTCAGCTCTCATGTTTGTGTATTATGTAGTGTCACAGTTATGTAAATCTGGCATTTAGTGTCTGATCCTGAGTAGAggtgtctgtgtttgtgtgttttcacAGATGTGTGTTTAAGTGAGATCTGTGGGAATGCTGCGCAGTGAGCGTGTGTTGCGCTGTTGGGTTCATGATGTTTTCAGTGATGTACGCCACCAGCAGACAGATGATGACCAGCATCACGCAGATGGCCCCGCCCACCGTTGTCATGGCGATAACGATGTCCTGCATCCCGTCGGGCGCGAGGCTGAACTCCACGCAGGCTTCTGCTCGCTCGGTGGCGTAGGGTCGCACGCAGAGGCGGTAGTGCACGTTTGTGTGCAGCTCACTGAGTAAATAATCCCTGCAGCTGCTGCCTAAATGCACGCCTGCGCAGTCGAACTGCGTGTAGCTGCCGTTCCACCAGCAGCTGAGCCTGAAGCCGCCCGTCTGGCCCGGTGCGGGGCTCTTTGTTGGGGCAGTAGAGGTCCACTGAACGAACACGCTGCTGTTGGACAGGAGGTTGGCGGTGAGCTGCCCGCCGGGTGACGTCACCTGCCGACATGAAGGAGCCGGGCACGTGAAGTCGGTCTGCGTGTACCGAAAACACAAGCGCCCCGGGTTACCCGCGCTCATGGTGCGGTAGGCGCACAGTGGCCCGATTTCTCCCCCAGAGCCCAAAGCGGGCCACCGCCTCACTGTCCCGCTATTATCCATTAGCTTTGGCATCATCTCGGGATTATTGATTCCTAGAGTGTCGTTATTATTGCTGCCGGGGCTTTCGTATTGCATGAAACGGACGGCGCTGGTCCGGTTCGGTAAAGCAGAACTCCCGGTGTTGAGAAACAGCAGAAGAGCTAAGCTGCGGAGGAGATCCGATCCCTGACGGCGTGACATGTCTGATCTAACGGCTTTATATCACTAGACACGACGGACAGATGCGGAGAATAACGGTGCACGTGCGGTCGCCATCACACCGGTGCACGAGACGACCTGAAGGAAAACAGAAAGAAACCGTAACCGACTCGTGCTTTAAACACACGCGCATCTATGAACAcaagaaacaaaacaacacattcgTTTGATTTATAAACACGTGAACAAATGTCGTTCATTTATCATTTAATCTAAATACAGATTTAATGTTAGCAATAAAGATGTTACCTTCGAAAGACTAGATCATCAAACACTACAGCCTGCCATCGAGAACGCGCATCTATCTGTGCCCGCGCTTGCGCGTTTATTCGCGCATCACAGAATGATGTGTTTGTCACGTTTCGCTCGGTTTCAGTCACTTTCATGTAATTACTCTCTAGAAAAATGTTAACCCTATATTATCATTTagattttcttattttttataataaacaatatCAAATAAACGCATTTAAACTCTTAATGTAATTATTTTTGAGAAAAGGCAGCATTTTGCGAATGAAGTCCCGAAAAGTGTCAGTGTGAATGTTTTTCTTCAGACAGGTACCCTGGTATTACCCCGGTATTTTCTGATTTCGCCATATGAGAGATGCACTAAGGGCAACATACTGTGTTGACCCAAGGTcagcatttttgtaaataaaaccctAACCATAACTGAACCCTAACATCAGAGGGAAATgatgaaaaacaatggtctagaagcAGATAATCCTGATTGTACAATTAAACTTATTTCTgcaaatctgattggttgatcaaAATGATGTCCCAGATTCACTATAATGTTGCCCtaaggacatcaaccacttggcaaaatcaggagagcttTATTGCTTGATCTGCAGTGTTTATAGGTAggcataaataaaaacacatttatccGTAGCCCTACTTATCATAAACTCTATACTGAGTTCATTCATTGTCGTTAGTTTATTGGTATTATAGCCGCTTACCATTAAATCAACATCAGACCATAATTTTCCATCATTTTAGTGTTTTTAAGTACTATATAAATTATGATAATCATTCTGCACAATGAATACTATGGTATTACAATGAGCTACAATTCTGATCACACTATATGACGTCACATCCACTTAGTTAATTTGTTTTACTACATTCTTCACCCATTCATGTTAGTTACACTTTTTGCTATTTATCCATCAGTTAATTTCCAAATAAAGTTGACTGACTGAATCTGACACAATAAGAGAAAAATATTAACGGCATAAACTTTTATCAAACACTTTAcaaagaaaatatgacacatgtGAATACCTTCAGGAAAATAATAAATACTGATTGAGGCAAATTAAgaacaaaagaaaacataataaaataaaaacattattctGGACATGAGCTGATGAATATTGTCCTCACATGCAGATTTGAATAGCTGAAGTCAGTGATTTGTGACGCACATGTTCCTCTGTGGAGGATTGAATCAGCTCCTTAAAGTGCAGCATCAGAAAGTTTAATAAGTCTCCAGAGCCTCAATATATCAGCCCTTTATCAACAAACTGTACACATATGAAGGACACTAACAGCCCCCGCCCcccaaaaaaatacaaatatcacATGATCAAAATtgcaaaaat
Protein-coding sequences here:
- the fndc10 gene encoding fibronectin type III domain-containing protein 10 — translated: MSRRQGSDLLRSLALLLFLNTGSSALPNRTSAVRFMQYESPGSNNNDTLGINNPEMMPKLMDNSGTVRRWPALGSGGEIGPLCAYRTMSAGNPGRLCFRYTQTDFTCPAPSCRQVTSPGGQLTANLLSNSSVFVQWTSTAPTKSPAPGQTGGFRLSCWWNGSYTQFDCAGVHLGSSCRDYLLSELHTNVHYRLCVRPYATERAEACVEFSLAPDGMQDIVIAMTTVGGAICVMLVIICLLVAYITENIMNPTAQHTLTAQHSHRSHLNTHL